The following coding sequences lie in one Paracidovorax avenae genomic window:
- a CDS encoding ABC transporter substrate-binding protein, whose translation MRPLIRRLRHLTSGLLAAAAVTAACAQGAAPASYNVGATATGIPFTFLDIKTNTIQGMMVDTVQAVAKAGGFTVNVQQTVFSALIPSLTAGKIDIVSAAMLKTPARQQVVDFSDPVYSYGEGLIVKADDARAYTSLDDLKGEVVGAQVGTVFLDMLQKKGIFKEVRSYDSVADLTRDLALGRIKAGLADQPILAYQIRQNTFQGVKLAEGYKPSNVGDVCLVVRKGDAETLQRLNKAIAAVKADGTLSQITKKWGI comes from the coding sequence ATGCGTCCCCTCATCCGCCGCCTCCGCCACCTCACGTCCGGCCTGCTGGCCGCTGCCGCCGTCACGGCCGCCTGCGCACAGGGCGCCGCGCCCGCGAGCTACAACGTCGGCGCGACCGCCACCGGCATTCCCTTCACGTTCCTCGACATCAAGACCAACACCATCCAGGGCATGATGGTGGACACCGTGCAGGCGGTGGCGAAAGCCGGCGGCTTCACCGTGAACGTGCAGCAGACCGTGTTCTCGGCGCTAATTCCCTCGCTCACCGCGGGCAAGATCGACATCGTCTCGGCCGCCATGCTGAAGACGCCCGCCCGCCAGCAGGTGGTGGACTTCAGCGATCCGGTGTATTCCTACGGCGAGGGCCTGATCGTCAAGGCCGACGACGCCCGCGCCTACACCTCGCTGGACGACCTCAAGGGCGAGGTGGTCGGCGCGCAGGTGGGCACCGTGTTCCTCGACATGCTGCAGAAGAAAGGCATCTTCAAGGAAGTGCGCAGCTACGACTCGGTGGCCGACCTGACGCGCGACCTGGCCCTGGGCCGCATCAAGGCGGGCCTCGCGGACCAGCCCATCCTGGCCTACCAGATCCGCCAGAACACCTTCCAGGGCGTGAAGCTGGCCGAGGGCTACAAGCCGTCCAACGTGGGCGACGTGTGCCTGGTGGTGCGCAAGGGCGATGCCGAGACGCTGCAGCGCCTGAACAAGGCGATCGCAGCCGTCAAGGCCGACGGTACGCTCTCCCAGATCACGAAAAAGTGGGGTATCTGA
- a CDS encoding NAD(P)/FAD-dependent oxidoreductase: protein MSGGASVRPVGTHPGADSLWAATAPPAPDAPPLQGRQTADVLVVGAGYTGLSTALHLAASGARVCVLDAHGIGWGASGRNGGQVNPSLKHDPDELVRIYGAARAEPLIQAVSGSADLVFELIARHGIDCAPVRAGWLQVGYTDQAVAGMHARARQWERHGVRTAMLDRAQAAARIGSPAFAGGWWDGRAGAVQPLAYARGLARAAQALGVQLHGGSPVAKLERQGARWVATTAAGHGVEAGQVVLATNGYTDGLWPGLARTVLAANSFIVATQPLGARGDAILPGGETGSTSQRLLLYFRKDAQGRLLMGGRGHFTDPAGAADFAHLERATALMFPDLGRLEYAYRWAGRIAVTRDFMPHLHQPAPGVTLALGYNGRGVALATSMGREVAALVGGGAPERCPYPVTPIQPIPLHGLQRFYVAAGVAWYSLLDRLNT from the coding sequence ATGAGCGGCGGCGCTTCGGTGCGCCCCGTCGGCACGCATCCCGGTGCGGATTCGCTCTGGGCCGCCACCGCGCCACCCGCGCCCGATGCGCCCCCGCTGCAGGGCCGGCAGACGGCGGACGTGCTGGTGGTGGGCGCGGGCTACACGGGCCTCTCGACCGCGCTGCACCTGGCCGCCAGCGGCGCGCGCGTGTGCGTGCTGGATGCGCACGGCATCGGCTGGGGCGCCTCGGGCCGCAACGGCGGGCAGGTCAACCCCAGTCTCAAGCACGACCCGGACGAGCTGGTGCGCATCTACGGCGCCGCCCGCGCAGAGCCGCTGATCCAGGCCGTGTCCGGATCGGCGGACCTGGTGTTCGAGCTCATCGCGCGCCACGGCATCGATTGCGCGCCGGTGCGCGCGGGCTGGCTGCAGGTGGGCTACACCGACCAGGCGGTGGCGGGCATGCACGCGCGCGCCCGGCAATGGGAGCGCCACGGCGTGCGCACCGCGATGCTGGACCGCGCCCAGGCGGCCGCGCGCATCGGCAGCCCGGCCTTCGCGGGCGGCTGGTGGGACGGGCGCGCGGGGGCCGTGCAGCCGCTGGCCTATGCGCGCGGGCTGGCGCGCGCCGCGCAGGCCCTGGGCGTGCAGTTGCACGGCGGCTCGCCGGTGGCGAAGCTCGAGCGCCAGGGCGCGCGCTGGGTGGCCACCACGGCCGCGGGCCACGGCGTGGAGGCCGGCCAGGTCGTGCTGGCCACCAACGGTTATACCGACGGCCTGTGGCCGGGCCTCGCCCGGACGGTGCTGGCGGCCAACAGCTTCATCGTTGCCACGCAGCCGCTCGGGGCGCGCGGCGATGCGATCCTGCCGGGCGGAGAGACCGGCTCCACCTCGCAGCGGCTGCTGCTGTACTTCCGCAAGGATGCGCAGGGCCGGCTGCTGATGGGCGGGCGCGGCCACTTCACGGACCCCGCGGGTGCGGCGGATTTCGCGCACCTGGAGCGGGCCACGGCGCTCATGTTCCCGGACCTGGGCCGGCTGGAGTATGCGTACCGCTGGGCCGGCCGCATCGCGGTCACACGCGACTTCATGCCCCACCTGCACCAGCCCGCGCCCGGCGTCACCCTGGCGCTCGGCTACAACGGCCGCGGCGTGGCACTCGCCACGAGCATGGGGCGGGAGGTGGCGGCCCTGGTGGGTGGCGGCGCGCCGGAGCGCTGTCCCTACCCCGTCACGCCCATCCAGCCCATCCCCCTGCACGGACTGCAGCGGTTCTACGTGGCGGCGGGCGTGGCGTGGTACAGCCTGCTGGACCGGCTGAATACCTGA
- the ehuD gene encoding ectoine/hydroxyectoine ABC transporter permease subunit EhuD, with protein sequence MSHFLQHARDFLPILLQGAVVTVQVTVLAFLLSSALGLLLALGKLSSVRAVSLAASTFINVIRGLPIIVQLFYIYFVLPDFGVQLTAFQAGVIGLGIAYSAYQAENFRAGIEAVDPGQREAALAMGMRPALLMRRVILPQAFRIALPPYGNTLVMMLKDSSLVSTITVAEMTRAGQLIASSTFQNMTVYTLVALLYLAMSLPLVACLRRLERRLGAGSRR encoded by the coding sequence ATGTCCCATTTTCTCCAGCATGCGCGCGACTTCCTGCCCATCCTGCTGCAGGGCGCGGTGGTCACGGTGCAGGTCACCGTGCTCGCTTTCCTGCTCAGCAGCGCCCTCGGGCTGTTGCTCGCGCTCGGCAAGCTCTCGTCCGTGCGCGCGGTGTCGCTCGCGGCCTCCACGTTCATCAACGTGATCCGCGGGCTGCCGATCATCGTGCAGCTGTTCTACATCTACTTCGTGCTGCCGGATTTCGGCGTGCAGCTCACGGCCTTCCAGGCCGGCGTGATCGGGCTGGGCATCGCGTACTCCGCCTACCAGGCGGAGAACTTCCGCGCCGGCATCGAGGCGGTGGACCCGGGCCAGCGCGAGGCGGCGCTGGCCATGGGCATGCGCCCCGCCCTGCTGATGCGGCGGGTGATCCTGCCGCAGGCCTTCCGCATCGCGCTGCCGCCCTACGGCAATACGCTGGTGATGATGCTGAAGGACTCGTCGCTGGTCTCCACCATCACGGTGGCCGAGATGACGCGCGCGGGCCAGCTCATCGCCTCGTCCACCTTCCAGAACATGACCGTCTATACCCTGGTGGCGCTGCTCTACCTCGCGATGAGCCTGCCCCTGGTGGCCTGCCTGCGGCGCCTGGAGCGCCGGCTGGGCGCGGGGAGCCGCCGATGA
- a CDS encoding amidohydrolase family protein, with protein sequence MAGSAIIPGTAAAAPDARLLLRGGLLIDGSGAEPRPADLLVEGETIAAVLEPGTGAAGPHTVIDIAGRVIAPGFIDSHTHDDGYLLAHPEMVPKVSQGVTTVVTGNCGISLAPVPPGRALPQPLDLLGPPDLFRYPDFHAWMQALRDAPAAVNVIPLVGHASLRVSAMDDLQRTATAEESARMAGLLEEALEAGAFGLSTGTFYPPAQHATTQEIIDIGEAMRGRAGMVYATHLRDESDHIDEAIEEALDIGRALGARVVFSHHKLAGERNHGRSVETLARIDRAGLLQPVCLDCHPYPATSTMLRLDRVRLARRTLIAWSRGEPSAQGRDYADLQREWDLDDDAMLQRLAPAGAIYFLMDERDVERILAHPRTMVGSDGLPFDPHPHPRQWGTFTRVLSRLVREQGLLTLEAAIHKMTGLAAENYGLADRGLLRAGWKADFVVFDAAQVQDVATFDQPVQASRGIEGVWVNGRRVWDGREPTGQRPGRVLER encoded by the coding sequence ATGGCCGGGTCCGCCATCATCCCGGGCACCGCTGCGGCAGCCCCGGACGCACGCCTGCTGCTGCGCGGCGGCCTGCTCATCGACGGCAGCGGCGCGGAGCCGCGCCCCGCCGACCTGCTGGTCGAGGGCGAGACGATCGCCGCCGTGCTGGAGCCGGGCACCGGCGCGGCCGGCCCGCACACGGTGATCGACATCGCCGGCCGGGTCATCGCTCCCGGCTTCATCGATTCGCACACCCACGACGACGGCTACCTGCTGGCCCACCCCGAGATGGTGCCCAAGGTCTCGCAGGGCGTGACCACGGTGGTGACCGGCAACTGCGGCATCAGCCTTGCTCCCGTGCCACCCGGCCGCGCCCTGCCGCAGCCGCTCGACCTGCTCGGCCCGCCCGATCTCTTCCGCTACCCCGATTTCCACGCGTGGATGCAGGCGCTGCGCGATGCGCCCGCTGCGGTCAACGTGATCCCCCTGGTGGGGCATGCCAGCCTGCGCGTGAGCGCGATGGACGACCTGCAGCGCACCGCGACGGCGGAGGAATCCGCCCGCATGGCCGGCCTGCTGGAGGAAGCGCTGGAGGCCGGCGCGTTCGGCCTGTCCACCGGTACCTTCTACCCGCCCGCGCAGCACGCCACCACGCAGGAAATCATCGACATCGGCGAGGCCATGCGCGGCCGCGCCGGCATGGTCTATGCCACCCACCTGCGCGACGAATCCGACCACATCGACGAAGCGATCGAGGAAGCGCTGGACATCGGCCGCGCGCTGGGCGCCCGCGTCGTGTTCTCGCACCACAAGCTGGCCGGAGAACGCAACCACGGCCGCTCGGTGGAGACGCTCGCGCGCATCGACCGGGCCGGCCTGCTGCAGCCCGTCTGCCTCGACTGCCATCCCTATCCCGCCACCTCCACCATGCTGCGCCTGGACCGCGTGCGGCTGGCGCGCCGCACGCTCATCGCCTGGTCGCGCGGCGAGCCGTCCGCCCAGGGACGCGACTATGCGGACCTGCAGCGCGAATGGGACCTGGACGACGACGCCATGCTGCAGCGGCTCGCGCCCGCGGGGGCGATCTATTTCCTGATGGACGAGCGCGACGTGGAGCGCATCCTGGCGCACCCGCGCACCATGGTCGGCTCCGACGGCCTGCCCTTCGATCCGCATCCGCACCCGCGCCAGTGGGGCACCTTCACGCGGGTGCTCTCGCGGCTGGTGCGCGAACAGGGCCTGCTGACGCTGGAGGCGGCCATCCACAAGATGACGGGCCTCGCCGCGGAGAACTACGGCCTCGCCGACCGGGGGCTGCTGCGCGCCGGCTGGAAAGCGGATTTCGTGGTGTTCGATGCGGCCCAGGTGCAGGACGTGGCCACCTTCGACCAACCGGTGCAGGCCAGCCGCGGCATCGAGGGGGTGTGGGTCAACGGCCGGCGGGTCTGGGACGGCAGGGAGCCGACGGGGCAGCGGCCGGGTCGGGTGCTGGAGCGCTGA
- a CDS encoding Bug family tripartite tricarboxylate transporter substrate binding protein: MHRMLSRTLTLLASAACLSAASLPAQAAWPEKPITFVVPSAAGGSPDVLSRLVTSELSKTLGVPVVIDNRPGAAGNIGIMQIKSRPADGYTIGYGNVNTLAVNRTLFRKLPYDVDRDLVPVAHAFDLYNVLIVPKESPIQDVAGLVAAARKAPGKLSFGAPGVGTTGHMGGELFRSMAGIDVLFVPYNGGPAALQDLMGGRIDYLFANSSEVGPLVAAGKVRALAVSSAKRIALLPNVPTLDESGVKGYETVAWGGVVAPHGTPPEIVAKLNAAINAALATPAVREGLAKLGAVPAGGTPADFQRTIDRETKRWGELIERNKIEKLD; encoded by the coding sequence ATGCATCGCATGCTGTCCCGCACCCTCACGCTCCTCGCCTCGGCCGCCTGCCTGTCGGCGGCCTCCCTGCCCGCGCAGGCCGCGTGGCCCGAGAAGCCCATCACCTTCGTCGTGCCCTCGGCCGCCGGCGGCTCGCCCGACGTGCTGTCGCGGCTCGTGACCAGCGAGCTCTCCAAGACGCTGGGCGTGCCGGTGGTGATAGACAACCGGCCCGGCGCCGCCGGCAACATCGGCATCATGCAGATCAAGAGCCGGCCGGCAGACGGCTACACCATCGGCTACGGCAACGTGAACACGCTGGCCGTGAACCGCACCCTGTTCAGGAAACTGCCCTACGACGTGGACCGCGACCTGGTGCCGGTGGCCCACGCGTTCGACCTCTACAACGTGCTGATCGTCCCCAAGGAATCGCCCATCCAGGATGTGGCCGGCCTGGTCGCCGCAGCACGCAAGGCGCCCGGCAAGCTGTCGTTCGGTGCTCCCGGCGTGGGCACCACCGGCCACATGGGCGGCGAGCTGTTCCGCAGCATGGCCGGCATCGACGTGCTCTTCGTGCCTTACAACGGCGGCCCGGCCGCGCTGCAGGACCTGATGGGCGGGCGCATCGACTACCTGTTCGCCAACTCGTCCGAAGTCGGCCCGCTCGTGGCTGCCGGCAAGGTGCGCGCGCTGGCCGTGAGCAGCGCGAAGCGCATCGCCCTGCTGCCCAACGTGCCCACGCTGGACGAGTCCGGCGTGAAGGGCTACGAGACGGTGGCCTGGGGCGGCGTGGTCGCGCCGCACGGCACGCCGCCCGAGATCGTCGCCAAGCTGAATGCCGCGATCAACGCCGCGCTGGCCACGCCCGCCGTGCGCGAAGGCCTGGCCAAGCTCGGCGCCGTTCCCGCCGGCGGCACGCCCGCCGACTTCCAGCGCACCATCGACCGCGAGACGAAGCGCTGGGGCGAGCTGATCGAGCGCAACAAGATCGAGAAGCTCGACTGA
- a CDS encoding amino acid ABC transporter ATP-binding protein, with amino-acid sequence MIEIEGLQKSYGAHRVLKGVSLRVARGEVVCLIGPSGSGKSTVLRCINGLESYQGGEVRAFGERVDQRGAGIHLLRRRMGMVFQRFNLFPHRTALENVMEGPVHVLGVPATQARSEALALLEKVGLADKGGHYPAQLSGGQQQRVAIARALALKPEAMLFDEPTSALDPELVGDVLGVMRTLADEGMTMVVVTHEMGFAREVADRVCFLHGGTIVEEGPAAQVLGAPRHARTQDFLRRVLHAPGGSGA; translated from the coding sequence ATGATCGAGATCGAAGGCCTGCAGAAATCCTACGGCGCGCACCGCGTGCTGAAGGGCGTGAGCCTGCGCGTGGCGCGCGGCGAGGTGGTCTGCCTCATCGGGCCCTCGGGCTCGGGCAAATCCACCGTGCTGCGCTGCATCAACGGACTGGAGTCCTACCAGGGCGGCGAGGTGCGCGCCTTCGGCGAGCGCGTGGACCAGCGCGGCGCCGGCATCCACCTGCTGCGCCGCCGCATGGGCATGGTGTTCCAGCGCTTCAACCTCTTTCCCCACCGCACCGCGCTGGAGAACGTGATGGAAGGCCCCGTGCATGTGCTGGGCGTGCCCGCCACCCAGGCGCGCTCCGAGGCGCTGGCGCTGCTGGAGAAAGTGGGCCTGGCCGACAAGGGCGGGCACTACCCCGCGCAACTCTCGGGCGGGCAGCAGCAGCGCGTGGCGATCGCACGGGCCCTGGCGCTCAAGCCGGAGGCCATGCTGTTCGACGAGCCGACCTCCGCGCTGGATCCGGAACTGGTGGGCGACGTGCTCGGCGTGATGCGCACGCTGGCGGATGAAGGCATGACGATGGTGGTGGTGACGCACGAGATGGGGTTCGCGCGCGAGGTGGCCGACCGCGTGTGCTTCCTGCACGGCGGCACCATCGTGGAAGAAGGCCCTGCGGCACAGGTGCTGGGCGCGCCCAGGCATGCGCGCACGCAGGACTTCCTGCGCCGGGTGCTGCATGCGCCCGGCGGGAGCGGGGCATGA
- a CDS encoding IclR family transcriptional regulator: MVSTPSEDDVSRLFNQSLEKGLDVLCAFGAQRRGMTFAEVAEAAGINRSSAQRMVYTLEQLGYVRKHPQTRRYELTPRVLRIGFNYLAGNPLIDLANPFLSELTNVTTETSCLTEADGAEMVYVARFVSAQFVPVHMPIGSRIPMYCTASGRAFLGALPDAEALALIRQGERVAHTRHTLTDESAILEQLQLARQRGYAVNREELFLGDMTLAAPVVGGRGRPVAAVHVVAPTSRWTPEEAERRLGPALIACARSLSNSVRALA; encoded by the coding sequence ATGGTTTCCACCCCTTCCGAAGATGACGTCAGCCGCCTGTTCAACCAGTCCCTGGAGAAAGGGCTGGACGTGCTGTGCGCCTTCGGTGCCCAGCGCCGGGGCATGACCTTCGCCGAGGTCGCCGAGGCGGCGGGCATCAACCGCAGTTCTGCGCAGCGCATGGTCTATACGCTCGAGCAGCTGGGCTACGTGCGCAAGCATCCGCAGACGCGGCGCTACGAACTCACGCCGCGCGTGCTGCGCATCGGGTTCAACTACCTGGCCGGCAACCCGCTCATCGACCTGGCCAATCCGTTTCTGTCCGAACTCACCAACGTCACCACGGAAACCTCCTGCCTCACCGAGGCCGATGGCGCGGAGATGGTCTATGTGGCGCGCTTCGTCAGCGCCCAGTTCGTTCCGGTGCACATGCCCATCGGCAGCCGCATACCCATGTACTGCACCGCTTCGGGGCGGGCCTTCCTGGGCGCATTGCCGGACGCCGAGGCGCTGGCGCTCATCCGGCAGGGCGAGCGCGTGGCGCACACCCGCCACACGCTGACCGACGAATCCGCCATCCTGGAGCAGCTCCAGCTCGCCCGGCAGCGCGGCTACGCGGTCAACCGCGAAGAGCTGTTCCTGGGCGACATGACCCTGGCGGCACCGGTCGTCGGCGGGCGCGGCCGGCCCGTGGCGGCAGTGCACGTCGTGGCACCCACCAGCCGCTGGACGCCCGAGGAGGCCGAGAGGCGCCTCGGGCCCGCCCTGATCGCCTGCGCGCGGTCGCTGAGCAATTCCGTGCGCGCGCTGGCCTGA
- a CDS encoding BMP family ABC transporter substrate-binding protein yields the protein MTDLHKRSLMKAAALSALAAAALSGCGKKDEPAPVAASAPAASAPAAPAKAEPLKIAFAYVGPVGDGGWSFAHDNGRKAIEKEFGDKVVTSFVESVPESADAERVLRDMAGQGNKLIFGTTFGYMETIQKIAPDFPDVKFEHATGYKTAPNVRTYDSRTYEGAYMAGVIAGAMTKTNTLGVVGSVPIPEVIRNINSFTLGAQSVNPKIKTKVVWVNEWFSPPKETEAATSLINGGADVLFQNTDSPAVLKTAQEKGKRAFGWDSDMTAYGPKAHLGSAVINWGPYYIKATRDVLEGKWATGQSWWGVKEGAIDLVSIADDVPAETKAKVDQVKAGLKDGSFAIWKGPILGQDGKELLAKDVVADDKFLSGINFYVKGVEGTVPGGDKK from the coding sequence ATGACCGATCTGCACAAGCGCTCGCTGATGAAGGCCGCCGCGCTTTCCGCCCTGGCCGCCGCCGCGCTCTCGGGCTGCGGCAAGAAGGACGAGCCGGCACCGGTGGCAGCGTCCGCGCCCGCTGCCTCGGCTCCCGCTGCCCCCGCCAAGGCCGAGCCGCTGAAGATCGCGTTCGCCTATGTCGGCCCGGTGGGCGACGGCGGCTGGTCGTTCGCGCACGACAACGGCCGCAAGGCCATCGAGAAGGAATTCGGCGACAAGGTCGTCACCAGCTTCGTCGAGAGCGTGCCCGAATCGGCCGATGCCGAGCGCGTGCTGCGCGACATGGCCGGCCAGGGCAACAAGCTGATCTTCGGCACCACCTTCGGCTACATGGAGACGATCCAGAAGATCGCCCCCGATTTCCCGGACGTGAAGTTCGAGCACGCCACCGGCTACAAGACCGCGCCCAACGTGCGCACGTACGACAGCCGCACCTACGAAGGTGCCTACATGGCCGGCGTGATCGCGGGCGCCATGACCAAGACCAACACGCTGGGCGTGGTCGGCTCGGTGCCGATCCCCGAGGTGATCCGCAACATCAACAGCTTCACGCTGGGCGCGCAGTCGGTCAACCCGAAGATCAAGACCAAGGTGGTGTGGGTGAACGAATGGTTCAGCCCGCCGAAGGAAACCGAGGCCGCCACCTCGCTGATCAACGGCGGCGCCGACGTGCTGTTCCAGAACACCGATTCGCCCGCGGTGCTCAAGACCGCCCAGGAAAAGGGCAAGCGCGCCTTCGGCTGGGATTCCGACATGACCGCCTACGGTCCCAAGGCCCACCTGGGTTCCGCCGTCATCAACTGGGGCCCTTACTACATCAAGGCCACCCGCGACGTGCTGGAAGGCAAGTGGGCCACGGGCCAGAGCTGGTGGGGCGTGAAGGAAGGCGCGATCGACCTCGTCTCCATCGCCGACGACGTTCCCGCCGAGACCAAGGCCAAGGTGGACCAGGTCAAGGCCGGCCTGAAGGACGGTTCGTTCGCGATCTGGAAGGGACCGATCCTCGGCCAGGACGGCAAGGAACTGCTCGCCAAGGACGTGGTCGCCGACGACAAGTTCCTCTCGGGCATCAACTTCTACGTCAAGGGCGTGGAAGGCACGGTGCCGGGCGGCGACAAGAAGTGA
- a CDS encoding N-carbamoyl-D-amino-acid hydrolase, translated as MTSRPAPARRFLDLAVAQMGPVHLADSRPSVVARLVAMLREAHGRGARFVVFPELALTTFFPRYWMPEAEAHERFFERSLPGPQTQPLFDEARRLGVGFYLGYAELTAEGRGFNSAVIVGQDGAIRGRYRKIHLPGHADHKPEAPFQHLEKKFFEVGDLGFRAFDTDGVRMGMCLCNDRRWPETYRVMALQGAEVVVLGYNTPSVNIHWDEPAHLRTTTHLISLQANAYQNGIWVAAAAKCGSEDGHHMIGSSVIVAPSGEIVARTTSEEDEVICVRADLSLGEHFREHVFNFAKHRRPEHYRLIVERTGAGDPLP; from the coding sequence ATGACATCGCGCCCCGCCCCTGCCCGCCGTTTCCTCGACCTGGCCGTCGCCCAGATGGGCCCCGTCCACCTGGCCGACAGCCGGCCCTCGGTCGTGGCGCGCCTGGTCGCGATGCTGCGCGAGGCGCACGGCCGCGGCGCGCGATTCGTGGTGTTTCCCGAACTGGCGCTGACCACCTTCTTCCCGCGCTACTGGATGCCGGAAGCGGAGGCGCACGAGCGCTTCTTCGAGCGCAGCCTGCCCGGGCCCCAGACACAGCCGCTGTTCGACGAGGCGCGCCGGCTCGGCGTGGGCTTCTACCTCGGGTATGCGGAACTGACCGCCGAGGGGCGCGGCTTCAATTCGGCCGTGATCGTCGGGCAGGACGGCGCCATCCGGGGTCGCTACCGCAAGATCCACCTGCCCGGCCACGCGGACCACAAGCCCGAGGCGCCCTTCCAGCACCTGGAGAAGAAGTTCTTCGAGGTGGGAGACCTGGGCTTCCGCGCTTTCGACACCGACGGCGTGCGCATGGGCATGTGCCTGTGCAACGACCGCCGCTGGCCCGAAACCTACCGCGTGATGGCGCTGCAGGGCGCGGAGGTGGTGGTCCTCGGCTACAACACGCCCTCGGTCAACATCCACTGGGACGAGCCGGCCCACCTGCGCACCACCACGCACCTCATCTCCCTGCAGGCCAACGCCTACCAGAACGGCATCTGGGTGGCCGCGGCCGCCAAGTGCGGGTCCGAGGACGGGCACCACATGATCGGCAGCTCGGTCATCGTCGCGCCCAGCGGCGAGATCGTCGCGCGCACCACCAGCGAAGAGGACGAGGTGATCTGCGTGCGCGCCGACCTGTCGCTCGGCGAGCACTTCCGCGAGCACGTCTTCAATTTCGCGAAGCACCGCCGCCCCGAGCACTACCGCCTGATCGTCGAGCGCACTGGCGCGGGCGATCCGCTCCCCTGA
- a CDS encoding LysR family transcriptional regulator: protein MNLRQIEAFRAVMVTGSVSGAARLLHVSVPAISRLLSHTESRLGFALFERVKGRLHPTAEARRLYVEVEQVHGGVQRIGSLTRELAVRRRGFVSILSSPSLGQMIVPLAIAQLRTALPDVQVHFHCLTHEALKARILQQRADLGISTFPVDHPNLATRPLASSRLMLICPRSHPLAACEEVGTEELLPHEFIGYPHGSPLGLRIDQMFAACDATPRFSVEVTSPQYACALVHAGAGAALVDEYSLQGWLESRFRVIPVRGAQPIVADLVHLQSEPLSPAAHALLRALHSVLLQCGLALPFPDEGGAPG, encoded by the coding sequence ATGAATCTGCGACAGATCGAAGCCTTCCGGGCCGTGATGGTGACCGGGTCCGTCAGCGGTGCGGCGCGCCTGCTCCACGTGTCCGTGCCCGCCATCAGCCGGCTGCTGTCGCATACCGAGAGCCGGCTGGGCTTCGCGCTGTTCGAGCGCGTCAAGGGGCGGCTGCATCCCACGGCAGAGGCCCGGCGGCTGTACGTGGAGGTCGAGCAGGTGCACGGCGGCGTGCAGCGCATCGGCAGCCTGACGCGGGAGCTGGCCGTGCGGCGCCGGGGCTTCGTAAGCATTCTGTCGAGCCCCAGCCTCGGGCAGATGATCGTGCCGCTGGCGATCGCCCAGCTGCGCACGGCGCTGCCGGACGTGCAGGTGCATTTCCACTGCCTCACGCACGAGGCGCTGAAAGCGCGCATCCTCCAGCAGCGGGCCGACCTGGGCATTTCCACCTTCCCGGTGGACCACCCGAACCTGGCGACGCGGCCGCTGGCCAGCAGCCGGCTCATGTTGATCTGCCCGCGCAGCCATCCGCTCGCCGCCTGCGAGGAAGTAGGCACGGAAGAGCTGTTGCCGCACGAGTTCATCGGCTATCCGCACGGCTCGCCGCTGGGCCTGCGCATCGACCAGATGTTCGCGGCCTGCGATGCGACGCCGCGCTTCAGCGTCGAAGTCACCTCGCCCCAGTACGCCTGCGCGCTGGTACATGCGGGCGCGGGGGCCGCGCTGGTGGACGAGTATTCGCTGCAGGGCTGGCTGGAGTCGCGCTTCAGGGTGATCCCCGTGCGGGGCGCGCAGCCCATCGTGGCCGACCTCGTGCACCTGCAGAGCGAACCGCTCTCGCCCGCGGCCCACGCGCTGCTGCGCGCGCTGCACAGCGTGCTGCTGCAGTGCGGCCTGGCACTGCCTTTTCCGGACGAGGGCGGCGCGCCCGGTTGA